In Apium graveolens cultivar Ventura chromosome 10, ASM990537v1, whole genome shotgun sequence, the following are encoded in one genomic region:
- the LOC141689417 gene encoding uncharacterized protein LOC141689417: MDESEEIPQQENISTGSADQMANVPPPFTDTPDAVATNVSVPVISTMQPPPVSSSDQHQLANQEAQAQHLQYVRERLRQYWANQMQEMKPEDFKTHSLPISPIKRIMKADKDVKMIAKETAAVFAKACEMFILDLTSQAWINTEADGRRIVQNKDLAAAISKTDLYDFLEDVIPRDQLKEQISKATNSRQQVAQQHGVGSSNAGGQQPPAFMPLYQSGPQNQQSFVLGPHAQYQQNQQPSTPWPQAQYQQIQQQQPSTPWPQAQYQQIQQQPSMPWPQTPSQQNHQPSTPWHQAQYQQIQQQLSMPWPQTPSQQNHQQPFMPWLQDEDEIIPDQEDTLQAFLSSPQDEDVLIPDQENPGQAFPSSPQDELLPDQHLNNN; this comes from the coding sequence ATGGATGAATCTGAGGAGATCCCGCAACAAGAAAACATAAGTACTGGAAGTGCAGATCAAATGGCCAATGTTCCACCTCCCTTTACTGATACACCTGATGCTGTAGCTACCAACGTTAGTGTTCCAGTGATTTCGACAATGCAACCTCCACCTGTCTCCTCGTCTGATCAGCATCAGCTGGCAAATCAAGAAGCTCAAGCTCAGCATCTACAATATGTACGAGAACGGCTTAGGCAATATTGGGCTAACCAAATGCAAGAAATGAAACCAGAAGATTTTAAGACGCATAGCCTCCCAATCTCTCCGATAAAAAGGATAATGAAAGCCGATAAAGATGTTAAAATGATAGCGAAGGAGACTGCAGCTGTGTTTGCTAAAGCTTGCGAGATGTTTATACTTGATTTGACTTCACAGGCTTGGATCAACACTGAAGCAGATGGAAGAAGGATAGTTCAAAACAAAGATCTTGCTGCAGCAATTAGTAAGACAGATCTGTATGATTTTCTCGAAGACGTGATTCCAAGAGATCAGTTAAAGGAACAAATTTCCAAAGCCACAAACTCAAGGCAACAAGTTGCTCAACAGCATGGAGTTGGATCATCAAACGCTGGAGGTCAGCAACCTCCAGCTTTTATGCCTTTGTATCAGTCAGGACCACAGAACCAGCAATCCTTTGTGCTCGGGCCTCACGCTCAGTATCAGCAGAACCAGCAGCCATCTACACCTTGGCCTCAGGCTCAGTACCAGCAGATTCAACAGCAGCAGCCATCCACACCTTGGCCTCAGGCTCAGTACCAGCAGATTCAACAGCAGCCATCTATGCCTTGGCCTCAGACTCCGTCTCAGCAGAACCATCAGCCATCCACACCTTGGCATCAGGCTCAGTACCAGCAGATTCAGCAACAGCTATCTATGCCTTGGCCTCAGACTCCGTCTCAGCAGAACCATCAGCAACCATTTATGCCTTGGCTTCAGGATGAGGATGAGATAATCCCGGACCAGGAGGATACACTGCAAGCGTTTCTGTCTTCGCCTCAGGATGAGGATGTGTTAATCCCGGACCAGGAGAATCCAGGGCAAGCGTTTCCTTCTTCCCCTCAGGATGAGCTGCTCCCGGACCAGCATCTAAACAATAATTAA